CGACATCCGTGATGGCAACGGTGACAAGATCGCCTATGTCGGTGTGGGTCCGTTCCAGGGACTGCTACTGGCTCTGGAGGGTGTCATCACCCTGCAGATGCTGCGTGCTTCGACTGAGACGCCCGACCGCATCATCATGGACGCCAATCTCGGTGGCGTCGAGCGCAAACTTGTCGTTCTGAAGGAGACCGCCTATACCTGGGCGACCTTCGACGGAAACGACGAGGTCGTCTGAAGTACGGGGCTCCGCGGCCTATCAGGTCGCGGAGAATCCCCACGTTTTGTTGAGTCCACATTGTCGGTGGGCTTTTTTGATCTCTTTATATCTGTTATACTTGAACACTGTATGAAGACATCGGTTAAACATTTATCTGACACAAAGGTCGAGCTGACCATTTTGCTCGACAAAGACGACCTTAAGGCTGCGGAACAAGTCGCACTGACAAAACTCGCTAAATCCGTGAAAGCACCAGGCTTTCGCAAAGGTAAGGTGCCTGTAGGCGTAGCTGCAAAACACGTAGACCCAGAAGTGCTGGCTCAACAGACGCTAGAGGATGCGCTGTCTAAGGCAGTGGCTGAAAGCTACATGCAAGAAGACATCCAGGCACTTGAGCGTCCTGCGGTTGAAATTAAGAAATACGTTCCAGGTAGCGAAGTAGAATTTACAGCTGAAGCTGAGATTCTTCCTAAGGTTGCACTTGGCGACTATAAGAAGCTTAAAGCTACTGAGAAAAAGGCGACAGTAACGGCAAAAGAGATTGATGAGATTATCGACCGTATGCGTCAAGGTTTTGCCGAGAAGAAAGATGTTACTCGCGAAGCTAAAACAGGTGATGAGGCAACCATCGACTTTGTCGGTAAAAAAGATGACGTTCCTTTTGAAGGCGGAACAGCTGAAGGTTACGATCTTGTAATTGGTAGCCATTCTTTTATTCCAGGTTTTGAAGAAGGAATTGTTGGTAAAAAACTAGGTGAGACATTTGATCTTAAACTCAAGTTCCCAGATGATTACCACGTAGCCGATCTTAAGGGCGCAGATGTCGTGTTCACGACGACTCTCAAGGGCCTAAAGGAAGTTGTACTTCCTGAAGTTAACGATGAATTCGCTGCAAAAGCTGGTCCATTCAAGACGGTAGAAGAGCTTAAGGTTGACGTTAAGCGTGAACTGACTGCTCAAAAAGAGCGTGAAGCTCGTGAAAACATGAAAGATGACCTTGTAAAACAACTCGTTGAAGCAAGTAATGTGCCTGTACCAGAAGTGTTGCTCCACGATCAAGCTGAATCCATCGAGCGGGATATGACCCAGAACCTCATGTACCAAGGTCTTACGCTTGACCAGTATCTTGAAAACAAAGGCTTTGAAGACAAGGACAAATGGCTTGAAACTGAAGTCAACGAAGCTGCTAAAAAACGTGTCCAAGCTGGACTTGTACTTGCAGAACTCAGCAAGGCCGAAAAAATTGAAGCTACTAACGAAGAGCTCGAGAATCACGTTAACTTATATAAGCAACAATATGCTAATAATCCACGTATGGTTGAACAGTTCGATACACCGGAGTCGCGTCGCGACATCGCTAATCGTCTGTTGACAGAAAAGACGGTAGACCGCCTTGTTGAGCTTAACGCGAAAAGCTAATCTTTAAAAAGATGTCTATACGTTGAAACTCCGCCCCATGTAGGGCGGAGTTTCACTTTCGTGACTCACGTCCAGGGGCGGAGAGTCTCTTCTCGGGAGGTGGTGATGTTGCCGAAAGTCACGGCACCCTTGGTCGAGATGGTGAGGTCCGTCGCGAGGGAGAACTCACCCTGGCCTCGACTCCGACTGACCGAAATCAGGTGGACGTAGACCCGGGGGAAGACCAATCGGTGCTCGCGGCGAAGCGTGTCGACGTAGATCTGGGTTTCGGGGTACTCGCAGCCACCCTCGATGAGCTGCAGGGCGTTGCCTGCGAGCTGATCGAGCGTCTCGTTGCCAGTGGTGAACTTCTTGCCCTGCGCGGAGCGGGGTGTGATCTTGAAGCCCATGCGCTGCTTGCCACCGTCTCGAGACATGGTCTCCAGGATCTGCGGAAAGAGCTGGCTCGCGAAGGCGCCGTGGTCGAGGGCGATCATCGTCTGGCCACCCTTGTCGAACGTGTAGTTGATCTCGATGCGTCCAGACCGAAGGAGGTCCGTGAGCACGTTGGTGGGACCGGATGAAAAGAGCATGTCAGGCCTCTCGTGTAGAAAAAAGACTGCATAAAACTATAGCATAAAAAGTAAATAAAATCAATTGAAGGGCTATTAAAGAATCTAGCACTCTATTGCATCGAGTGCTAGATTTTGTGTATACTAAGTATATGAATAAGCCAACAAGTTATCTCGTACCAACGGTTATCGAAAAAACGCACGATGGCGAACGAGCATTTGATATTTACTCTCGCCTTTTAAATGAGCGCATCATCTTTTTAGGAGATGAAGTGAATGAAGCAACGGCAAATGTTGTTGTGGCGCAGCTCCTTCACCTTGCGCATACCGACCCAAAGAAGGACATTAAATTGTACATCAATAGTCCTGGTGGAACGGTTTATGATGGTCTAGCAATCTTCGATACGATCCAATACATTAGTCCGGATGTTATGACGATAGGCATCGGTCTTCAGGCTAGTATGGGCTCTTTTCTCCTATCGAGTGGAACCAAGGGTAAGCGGTTCGCTCTTCCTAATAGTCGTATCATGATGCACCAACCATCGAGCGGTACTCAGGGTAAGGTTACAGACCAAGAAATTACACTTCGTGAAAGTATTTATCTCAAGCAGAAACTCAATGAGATTCTTGCCAAGAATACTGGCCAGAAGATTGCAAAGATTGAAAAAGATGCCGACCGTGACTTTTGGATGAGCGCCGATGAAGCGGTGAAGTATGGCCTTATCGACGAAGTCATCACTAAAGCATAAATCCTCGCACGATAAAGAGCATTCTTGAATTGTATTAGTGGTCTATCGAAAAGCCGGAATGGTGCGTATTTTACTCTTGACGATTTGCTCTATTTGCTTCACAATGAGTACTAAGAAGTAGTGTAGTTGTGGTTAAATATGTTTCCGAGCGGGTGGCAGCGAACGGAGACAACCATATCTTAGGAATCTTCGGCGCCGATTCTATCCACTAAACAATTAAACCCAAGCGAGGAGCTATACGTGTCAAAAACACAGCCTGCAGCGACAGGGCGTGTCTTTTTTACTGGAAAAGACAGCGCCTTAGAGCTACCTAACCTCATCGCTCACCAGGAAGACTCTTGGCGTGAATTCGTCGAGACTGGTTTGAGCGAGATCTTTGCAGAACTTAATCCAATCGAGGACTATACCGGCCAAAAGCTGGAACTTCGTTTTAAGAAGTACGAGTTCCAAGATCCTAAGACAAGCGAAAAAGACGCAAAAGAAAATAACCTAACTTTTGATGCGCCACTCCATGCGACCGTTGAACTTACGAACAAGGTCACAGGCGAGGTTAAGGAACAAGAGATCTATCTTGGTGATTACCCATGGATGACCGAGCGCGGCACGTTCATCATTAATGGCACTGAGCGTGTTGTTGTCTCTCAGCTCATTCGTTCAGCGGGTGTGTTCTTTACTGCAGATGTTGTAAACGGCCGTAACTTCTACGGTGCGAAACTTATTCCAGGCCGTGGTGCATGGCTCGAGTTTGAGACCGCATCTAACGGTGCAATTTATGTTAAGATCGATCGTCGCCGCAAACTACCTGTCACGACTCTACTGCGCGCCCTCGGCCATAACAAGACGAGCGAGATTAAGAGCTTGTTTGAAGACACCGACACTGGTGAAGCTAAGTACATTGACGCTACCCTTGAAAAAGATCCAGCACGCGGCTCAAACGAGGCGCTTATTGAAGTTTACCGCCGCCTTCGCCCAGGTGACCTAGCAACCGTTGATAACGCTCGCAGTATGATCGAGCGCATGTTCTTTGATTTCAAGCGCTTTGACTACAGCCGTGTTGGCCGTTACAAGCTAAACCAACGCCTCGGTCTTGAAGTCGCAAATGTTGCTGAAAACCGTGTTTTCCAGATGAGCGATCTTATCGCAATCATCAAGGAAATTATCCGACTTAATAATACACAAGCCCCATCTGACGATATTGACGCTCTTTCAAACCGCCGCGTTAAATTGGTTGGTGAACTTGTTGCCCGTCAGTTCCGCGTTGGTATGCTCCGTATGCAGCGTAATGCCATGGACCGTATGTCAATGTCTGACATCGAATCTGTCACTCCTGGTCAGTTAATTAACGCCCGTCCAGTTGTTGCAGCTGTTCGCGAGTTCTTTGCCAGCTCGCAGCTTTCACAGCTTATGGATGAAGTTAACCCACTATCAGAGCTTTCACATAAGCGTCGCCTTAGCTCAATGGGTCCTGGTGGTCTTTCACGCGAACGTGCCGGTTTTGACGTTCGTGATGCTCACCCAACTCACTACGGTCGTATCTGTTCTGTTGAGACACCAGAAGGCGCCAACATTGGGCTAGTGCTTAACCTTGCGACCTACGCTCGTGTTAACGAATACGGCTTTATCGAGACTCCTTATCTTAAGGTAGCTGAGGGCAAAGTAACTGATGAAGTTATTTACCTCGACGCCTCACAGGAGATCAACGAAGTTATCGCCGATGCTGGTGCGACACTAAACGACGACGGTACGTTCGCCGCAGAGCGTGTGAGTGCCCGCAAGCACCTTAAGCCAGAGCAGGTAGATGTTTCAGAGGTTACCTATATGGACGCCGCTCACAAGCAGATCCTTGGTTCTACTGCATCTCTTGTGCCGTTTATTGAAAAAAACCGTGTTGACCGATCGTTGACCGGTTCAAACATGCAGAAGCAAGCAGTTCCTCTTCTTACCCCAGAATCTCCAACGGTTGGTACGGGTATCGAAGCGGAAATCGCCCGTAATACAAGCCAGCTTGTTGTTGCTGAGGGTGATGGTGAAGTTGTTCGTGCTGACGGCAAACTTGTTGAAGTTAAATACAAAGATGGCGTTAAGACATACGAGCTTATCCACTTTGCTAAATCGAACGATGACCGCTCAATCAACCAAAAAACCCGCGTTACCCGTGGTCAAAAAGTTAAAAAGGGTGACATTCTGATTGAGGGTGCTTCTATTGCTGATGGTGAACTAGCTCTTGGCCGCGACCTGACGGTTGCCTTTATGCCATGGGGTGGTTACAACATGGACGACGCAATCGTGCTTTCTGACCGCATCGTTAAAGAAGATGCTCTTACAAGCATCAACATCAAAGACTACACGGTTGAAGTCCGTGAGACTAAGCTTGGCCCAGAAATCGTTACCCGCGACATTCCAAATGTTAGCGAAGACTCACTTCGCCATCTCGACGAAAACGGTATCGTACAAATCGGTAGCGAAGTTAAAGCCGGCGACGTGCTCGTAGGTAAGATTACTCCTAAGGGTGAGCAGGAGCTCAGCTCTGAAGAGCGACTTCTTCGCGCTATCTTTGGCGAAAAAGCTAAGGATGTCCGCGATACTTCACAGCGCATGAACAATGCTGGTGGTGGTAAGGTTGTTGGCGTCAAGATCTTTAGCCGCGAAAACGGTCACGAACTTAAGGCTGGCGTTCTAATGCAGATCCAGATCTTCGTTGCACAACTCCGAAAAATTAGCGTTGGTGACAAGCTTGCTGGTCGTCACGGTAACAAGGGTGTTGTAGCTCGTATTCTTCCTGTAGAGGATATGCCATTCATGGAAGACGGTACTGCAGTTGACGTGGTCTTGAACCCACTTGGTGTGCCAAGTCGTATGAACATTGGTCAGCTGTTTGAAACTCACCTTGGTATGGCTGCTCGTGCCCTTGGTTACAAGGTAGCAACGCCTCCATTCGATGGTGTGACGAATGAAACTATCTCAAGCGAGCTTGAAAAAGCTGGTTACGCACCTGACGGTAAGAGCCAACTCTTTGACGGCCGCACCGGTGAGCCGTTTGAAGAGCGCACAACTGTTGGTGTGATGCACATGATTAAGCTTCACCACATGGTAAGCGACAAGATCCACGCCCGCTCGACTGGTCCATACACTATGGTTACCCAGCAACCACTTGGTGGTAAAGCGCAAAACGGTGGTCAGCGCTTTGGTGAGATGGAGGTTTGGGCACTTGAAGCATACGGTGCTGCAGCAACTCTGCAGGAAATGTTGACGATCAAGTCGGACGACACCTATGGTCGTGCAAAAGCCTACGAATCTATCATTAAGGATGAGCCAATTGTCGGTCCTAAGCTTCCTGAGTCGTTCAACGTGCTCGTAAAGGAGCTTCAGGGTCTTGGTCTTCGTGTTGATCTTTTAGATGAGTCTGAAGACGCTGCTATTGACGCCGAAAACGTTATTGCAAGTGCTGGCCCAGAAGACAAGACAGTTCCAGCTGATGGACTTCTTGACGACGACGTTGTCGAAACTGTTCTTGATGAAGCTGATGAAATTGGTGACATTGAAGATGGAATGAGTATTCAAGACATTGATGAAATAGATGAAGAAAGGAAGGAGGCGTAATATGAGCCGAGTTGTTGCATCGAACGGTATTGCTGACTTTGACGCCGTGCGTCTCGCAGTCGCTAGCCCAGAAGACATCCTCAAGTGGAGCTACGGTGAGGTTACTAAGCCAGAAACCATCAACTACCGTACACAAAAGCCTGAACGCGATGGTTTGTTCTGTGAGCGTATTTTCGGACCAGTAAAAGATATCAACCCACACGATAACAAGCTCAAGGGTGTTCGTTCTCGTGAAGCAGCTGTAGATAAGAACGGTGAACTTGTTACTAAGTCTATCGTTCGTCGTGAGCGCATGGGTCACATCCAGCTTGCCGCACCTGTTGCGCATATCTGGTTCATGCGTGGTACGCCAAGTGCCATGAGTCTGCTCATTGGTATTACGGTTCGTAACCTTGAACGCATCGCTTACTTTGCAACCTACGTTGTATTGAAGGTAAACGAAGAAAAGCGCGATCAAATGCTTGCTGATCTTGATGCCGAAACTGAAGCCGGCCGTGCAGCGATTAAAATCCGCTATGAGCGCGAAGCTTCTGTTGAAAATGCTGATGTTAAGGCACTTGCTGAACAGCAATCACGTGAAGTTGAAGAACTCAACGACATGTATACAGTTAAAAAGGGTCAACTTGAGAGCCTCGTAAAGGGCGCTCTCATCAGCGAAACTGATTTCCGTAACCTTCCTGAAGAGTACGAAGAACTTGCCGAAGTTGGCATGGGTGGTACTGCACTAAAGGCACTCCTTGACGAGATCGATCTGCCTGTTCTTATCAAACAGCTCAGCGAAGAAGTCGAAAGCGCTAAGGGTCAGCGTGAAAAGAAACTGCTTAAGCGTCTTAAGGTGCTTGAGGGTATGCTTGCCGCTGGTATTAGGCCAAACAGCCTCACGCTTACCGTTCTTCCTGTTATTCCTCCGGACCTTCGTCCAATGGTGCAACTTACCGGTGGTCGTTTTGCTACAAGCGACCTCAACGACCTTTACCGTCGTGTAATTAACCGTAACAACCGTCTTAAGAAGCTGATTGATCTCAACGCGCCTGAAGTAATTCGTCGCAACGAGATGCGCATGCTCCAAGAGGCTGTTGACGCATTGATCGATAACAGCGCAGCCCGTGGTGGTCGTGCCGTTAACGCTACCGGCGGTCGCCGTCGTCTTAAGAGCATCAGTGACATGCTTAAGGGCAAGCAGGGTCGTTTCCGTCAGAACCTTCTGGGTAAGCGTGTTGACTACTCTGGACGTTCTGTCATTGTTGTTGGTCCTAAGCTTAAGATCAACCAGTGTGGTCTTCCTAAGCAAATGGCACTCGAGCTCTTTAAGCCGTTCATCATTAGCTGGCTTATCCGTGGCGAACACGCTCACAACATTCGCTCAGCAACTCGTTTAATCGAGGCTGGCGACGCACTTGTATGGGACGCACTTGATGCTGTGATTGAAGGTAAGTACGTTCTTTTGAACCGTGCTCCATCTCTTCACCGTCTTTCAATCCAAGCTTTCCAGCCTAAGTTGGTTGAAGGCAAAGCAATCCAGCTACACCCACTCGTCGCA
This Candidatus Chromulinivoraceae bacterium DNA region includes the following protein-coding sequences:
- the tig gene encoding trigger factor, giving the protein MKTSVKHLSDTKVELTILLDKDDLKAAEQVALTKLAKSVKAPGFRKGKVPVGVAAKHVDPEVLAQQTLEDALSKAVAESYMQEDIQALERPAVEIKKYVPGSEVEFTAEAEILPKVALGDYKKLKATEKKATVTAKEIDEIIDRMRQGFAEKKDVTREAKTGDEATIDFVGKKDDVPFEGGTAEGYDLVIGSHSFIPGFEEGIVGKKLGETFDLKLKFPDDYHVADLKGADVVFTTTLKGLKEVVLPEVNDEFAAKAGPFKTVEELKVDVKRELTAQKEREARENMKDDLVKQLVEASNVPVPEVLLHDQAESIERDMTQNLMYQGLTLDQYLENKGFEDKDKWLETEVNEAAKKRVQAGLVLAELSKAEKIEATNEELENHVNLYKQQYANNPRMVEQFDTPESRRDIANRLLTEKTVDRLVELNAKS
- a CDS encoding ATP-dependent Clp protease proteolytic subunit, giving the protein MNKPTSYLVPTVIEKTHDGERAFDIYSRLLNERIIFLGDEVNEATANVVVAQLLHLAHTDPKKDIKLYINSPGGTVYDGLAIFDTIQYISPDVMTIGIGLQASMGSFLLSSGTKGKRFALPNSRIMMHQPSSGTQGKVTDQEITLRESIYLKQKLNEILAKNTGQKIAKIEKDADRDFWMSADEAVKYGLIDEVITKA
- a CDS encoding DNA-directed RNA polymerase subunit beta → MSKTQPAATGRVFFTGKDSALELPNLIAHQEDSWREFVETGLSEIFAELNPIEDYTGQKLELRFKKYEFQDPKTSEKDAKENNLTFDAPLHATVELTNKVTGEVKEQEIYLGDYPWMTERGTFIINGTERVVVSQLIRSAGVFFTADVVNGRNFYGAKLIPGRGAWLEFETASNGAIYVKIDRRRKLPVTTLLRALGHNKTSEIKSLFEDTDTGEAKYIDATLEKDPARGSNEALIEVYRRLRPGDLATVDNARSMIERMFFDFKRFDYSRVGRYKLNQRLGLEVANVAENRVFQMSDLIAIIKEIIRLNNTQAPSDDIDALSNRRVKLVGELVARQFRVGMLRMQRNAMDRMSMSDIESVTPGQLINARPVVAAVREFFASSQLSQLMDEVNPLSELSHKRRLSSMGPGGLSRERAGFDVRDAHPTHYGRICSVETPEGANIGLVLNLATYARVNEYGFIETPYLKVAEGKVTDEVIYLDASQEINEVIADAGATLNDDGTFAAERVSARKHLKPEQVDVSEVTYMDAAHKQILGSTASLVPFIEKNRVDRSLTGSNMQKQAVPLLTPESPTVGTGIEAEIARNTSQLVVAEGDGEVVRADGKLVEVKYKDGVKTYELIHFAKSNDDRSINQKTRVTRGQKVKKGDILIEGASIADGELALGRDLTVAFMPWGGYNMDDAIVLSDRIVKEDALTSINIKDYTVEVRETKLGPEIVTRDIPNVSEDSLRHLDENGIVQIGSEVKAGDVLVGKITPKGEQELSSEERLLRAIFGEKAKDVRDTSQRMNNAGGGKVVGVKIFSRENGHELKAGVLMQIQIFVAQLRKISVGDKLAGRHGNKGVVARILPVEDMPFMEDGTAVDVVLNPLGVPSRMNIGQLFETHLGMAARALGYKVATPPFDGVTNETISSELEKAGYAPDGKSQLFDGRTGEPFEERTTVGVMHMIKLHHMVSDKIHARSTGPYTMVTQQPLGGKAQNGGQRFGEMEVWALEAYGAAATLQEMLTIKSDDTYGRAKAYESIIKDEPIVGPKLPESFNVLVKELQGLGLRVDLLDESEDAAIDAENVIASAGPEDKTVPADGLLDDDVVETVLDEADEIGDIEDGMSIQDIDEIDEERKEA